In Sphaeramia orbicularis chromosome 7, fSphaOr1.1, whole genome shotgun sequence, one genomic interval encodes:
- the apobec2b gene encoding C->U-editing enzyme APOBEC-2b: MADRNSRFGVKRKEKKAENKASDEKDKEKEKVKEKAVKKPDKVVKKTEKAPEPPKTDEGKRNGEGGEAAGGEAKNSEENGEFQPIELPPFEIIRGEQMSLFYFKFQFRNVEYSSGRNKTLLCFRVDTAGGSTEPLKGYMEDEHATAHAEEAFFQQVLPNSNSSQEYDVTWYVSSSPCVACAAKLANILRQRKKLRLCIFCSRLFEWEQPEIVEGLKALVSAGCKLRMMKPADFQHVWETYVDKEDQTFTPWEDCQENYEYYMEKLADILK; encoded by the exons ATGGCTGACAGAAACAGCCGCTTCGGCGTCAAAAGGAAAGAGAAGAAAGCGGAAAACAAAGCCAGTGACGAGAAGGACAAAGAGAAGGAGAAAGTAAAGGAGAAAGCGGTGAAAAAGCCTGACAAAGTTGTGAAAAAGACAGAGAAGGCCCCAGAGCCACCCAAGACAGATGAAGGGAAGAGGAATGGGGAAGGTGGAGAAGCCGCTGGAGGAGAGGCAAAGAACAGTGAGGAGAATGGAGAGTTTCAGCCCATAGAACTGCCACCGTTTGAGATCATCAGAGG GGAACAGATGAGCCTGTTCTACTTCAAGTTTCAGTTCAGGAATGTGGAGTATTCATCAGGGAGGAACAAGACCCTACTGTGTTTCAGAGTGGATACAGCAGGAGGCagcacagagcctctgaaaggtTATATGGAGGATGAACATGCCACCGCACACGCTGAGGAGGCCTTCTTTCAGCAG GTGCTCCCTAATTCCAACTCTTCCCAGGAGTACGATGTCACATGGTACGTATCCTCCAGTCCTTGTGTTGCTTGTGCTGCCAAATTGGCCAACATCCTCCGCCAGCGCAAAAAGCTTCGTCTCTGCATATTCTGCTCTCGGCTCTTTGAGTGGGAGCAGCCAGAGATAGTGGAAGGGCTCAAAGCTCTGGTGAGCGCTGGCTGTAAACTGCGGATGATGAAGCCAGCTGACTTCCAGCATGTTTGGGAGACGTACGTGGACAAGGAAGACCAGACTTTCACACCTTGGGAGGATTGTCAGGAAAACTATGAGTACTATATGGAGAAACTGGCTGATATCCTCAAGTAG